A section of the Pseudorasbora parva isolate DD20220531a chromosome 2, ASM2467924v1, whole genome shotgun sequence genome encodes:
- the LOC137047422 gene encoding zinc finger protein 850-like isoform X1, translated as MAFIKEENEDLKIENVFSLKHEETEERTDHMALKEESHELNEKEEEKDLYDKHDFMTGEKSIQAKKTSSQKGAQKTGTKRYFTCQQCGKSFTVKGSLIVHMRIHTGEKPYTCQQCGKSFTHKTNLKSHMRVHTGEKPYTCQQCGKSFRHKTNLKSHMRVHTGEKPYTCQQCGKSFSEKINFIAHMRIHTGESLFTCQQCGKSFTHKGTLEGHMRVHSEEKPYICQQCGKSFKRKGTLEVHMRVHTGEKPYTCQQCGKSFSEKGTLDRHIRVHTREKPHTCQQCGKSFKQKLSLDRHIRVHTVEKPYTCQQCGKSFKHKRSLDIHMRVHTGEKPYTCQQCGKGFRHKISLDSHMRVHTGEKPYTCQQCGKCFTDKKTLKVHMRVHTGEEPYTCQQCGKCFRHKISLDSHMRVHTGEKPYTCQQCGKCFTYKGNLKVHMRVHTGEKPYTCQQCGNCFTYKGNLKVHMRVHSGEKPYTCQKCGKCFRHKINLDSHMNVHIGEKPYTCQQCGKSFKHKITLDSHMKVHIGEKPYTCQQCGKSFKHKITLDRHMKVHIGMKPYTCQQCGKCFKFKRNLDMHMRVHSGEKPYTCQQCGKSFKHKISLDSHMRVHSGEKPYTCQQCGKFFTGKGTLDRHMRVHTGEKPYTCQQCGKCFTYKGNLKVHMRVHSGEKPYTCQQCGKRFKHKISLDSHMRVHSGEKPYTCQQCGKFFTGKGTLDRHMRVHSGEKTYTCQQCGKCFRHKISLDRHMRVHSGEKPYICQQCGKCFAYKGTLKVHMRVHTGEKPYTCQQCGKSFKHKGNLDSHMKVHIGASPFACQQCGKSFKHKRNLDSHMRVHAVVGV; from the exons AtggcgtttattaaagaggagaatGAAGACCTGAAGATTGAAAATGTGTTCAGTTtgaaacatgaagaaactgaggaacGAACAG ATCACATGGCATTGAAAGAGGAAAGTCATGAACTTAATGAAAAGGAAGAAGAGAAAGACCTTTAtgataaacatgatttcatgaCTGGAGAAAAATCGATACAGGCTAAAAAGACTTCCTCACAAAAAGGAGCTCAAAAGACAGGAACTAAAAGAtatttcacctgccaacagtgtggaaagagtttcactgtAAAAGGAAGCCTAATagtccacatgagaattcacactggagaaaagccttacacctgccaacagtgtggaaagagtttcacacaTAAAACAAACCTTAAAagtcacatgagagttcacactggagagaagccttacacctgccaacagtgtggaaagagttttagaCATAAAACAAACCTTAAAagtcacatgagagttcacactggagagaagccttacacttgccaacagtgtggaaagagtttcagtgaaaaaataaactttatagcccacatgagaattcacactggagagagcttattcacctgccaacagtgtggaaagagtttcacacaTAAAGGAACCCTTGAAGGCCACATGCGAGTTCACTCTGAAGAGAAGCCTTAcatctgccaacagtgtggaaagagtttcaaacgTAAGGGAACCCTTGaagtccacatgagagttcacactggagagaagccttacacctgccaacagtgtggaaagagtttcagtgaAAAAGGAACCCTTGACAGGCACATTAGAGTTCACACTAGAGAGAAACCtcacacctgccaacagtgtggaaagagtttcaaacaAAAATTAAGCCTTGACAGGCACATTAGAGTTCACACTGTAGAGaaaccttacacctgccaacagtgtggaaagagtttcaaacaCAAAAGAAGCCTTGACattcacatgagagttcacactggagagaaaccgtacacctgccaacagtgtggaaagggtTTCAGACATAAAATAAGCCTTGACagtcacatgagagttcacactggagagaaaccttacacctgccaacagtgtggaaagtgtTTTACTGATAAAAAAACCCTTAAagttcacatgagagttcacactggagaggaACCTTACacatgccaacagtgtggaaagtgtTTCAGACATAAAATAAGCCTTGACAGTCACATGAGagtccacactggagagaaaccttacacctgccaacagtgtggaaagtgtttcacttataaaggaaaccttaaagttcacatgagagttcacactggagagaaaccgtacacctgccaacagtgtggaaactGTTTcacttataaaggaaaccttaaagttcacatgagagttcactcTGGAGAGAAACCATACACATGCCAAAAGTGTGGAAAGTGTTTCAGACATAAAATAAACCTTGACAGTCACATGAACGTTCACATTGGAGAGaaaccttacacctgccaacagtgtggaaagagtttcaaacaTAAAATAACCCTCGACAGTCACATGAAAGTTCACATTGGAGAGaaaccttacacctgccaacagtgtggaaagagtttcaaacaTAAAATAACCCTTGACAGGCACATGAAAGTTCACATTGGAATGaaaccttacacctgccaacagtgtggaaagtgtTTCAAATTTAAAAGAAACCTTGACATGCACATGAGAGTTCactctggagagaagccttacacctgccaacagtgcgGAAAGAGTTTCAAACATAAAATAAGCCTTGACagtcacatgagagttcactctggagagaaaccttacaCCTGTCAACAGTGCGGAAAGTTTTTCACTGGTAAAGGAACCCTTGACAggcacatgagagttcacactggagagaaaccttacaCCTGTCAACAGTGCGGAAAGTGTTTcacttataaaggaaaccttaaagttcacatgagagttcactctggagagaaaccttacaCTTGTCAACAGTGCGGAAAGCGTTTCAAACATAAAATAAGCCTTGACagtcacatgagagttcactctggagagaaaccttacaCCTGTCAACAGTGCGGAAAGTTTTTCACTGGTAAAGGAACCCTTGACAGGCACATGAGAGTTCACTCTGGAGAGAAAACTTACacatgccaacagtgtggaaagtgtTTCAGACATAAAATAAGCCTCGACAGGCACATGAGAGTTCactctggagagaagccttacatcTGCCAACAGTGCGGAAAGTGTTTCGCTTATAAAGGAACCCTTAAagttcacatgagagttcacactggagagaagccttatacctgccaacagtgtggaaagagtttcaaacaTAAAGGAAACCTTGACAGTCACATGAAAGTTCACATTGGAGCGAGCCCATTcgcctgccaacagtgtggaaagagtttcaaacaTAAAAGAAACCTTGACagtcacatgagagttcacgctgtagtaggggtgtaa